One Deinococcus radiotolerans genomic window carries:
- a CDS encoding DUF427 domain-containing protein, translating to MSQRARPQPVPPAPGQESVWAYPRPPRLERTSAPIEIWLGGQRIAQTTAAFRVLETSHPPTYYLPKEDFAPGVLSRAPGGSVCEWKGEATYWTVQAGGRVEEGAGWSYEHPAAPFALMAGHVAVYAGRMDECRVNDVRVTPQPGGFYGGWITPNVVGPFKGEPGSWGW from the coding sequence ATGTCTCAGCGTGCCCGTCCGCAGCCCGTGCCGCCTGCTCCTGGTCAGGAGAGCGTCTGGGCGTACCCGCGCCCACCCCGGCTGGAGCGCACGTCCGCCCCGATAGAGATCTGGCTGGGGGGTCAGCGGATCGCCCAGACGACCGCGGCGTTCCGGGTGCTGGAAACCAGTCATCCGCCCACCTATTACCTGCCGAAAGAGGACTTCGCGCCGGGGGTACTGTCGCGCGCGCCGGGCGGTAGCGTCTGCGAGTGGAAGGGCGAGGCGACCTATTGGACGGTGCAGGCGGGTGGGCGGGTCGAGGAGGGTGCCGGCTGGAGTTACGAACATCCGGCGGCGCCGTTCGCGCTGATGGCCGGGCATGTGGCGGTTTATGCGGGGCGCATGGATGAGTGCCGGGTCAATGACGTGCGGGTCACGCCGCAGCCTGGTGGGTTCTATGGCGGCTGGATCACGCCGAATGTGGTGGGTCCCTTCAAGGGTGAGCCGGGCAGCTGGGGCTGGTAG
- a CDS encoding alpha-hydroxy acid oxidase: MTPRTPADLNTAFNLADLERLGRAALDRNALEYYASGANDEHTLRENRAAFSRARLRPRVLVDVSSVNTGTSVLGLPLSSPIGIAPSAFHGLAHADAERATARAAYTRGSVMTLSTFSNTPIETVGAEAQGRFWFQLYLLRDRALSRSILDRAHAAGARALVFTVDAPFLGRREANERHRFALPAHLSAPNVASRDELAQVETDSGSQLANYFQNLVDKTFTWRDLDWLRGQTPLPIILKGILTAEDAHLAAEHGCHVWVSNHGGRQLDTAISSFEALPEIADAVAGRSEIYLDGGVTRGTDVLKAVALGARAVFLGRAALWGLAAAGEHGVERTLELLEDEFRLAMALCGATRIEDLTPALVRL; the protein is encoded by the coding sequence ATGACGCCCCGCACTCCGGCAGACCTGAACACGGCCTTCAACCTGGCGGATCTGGAACGCCTGGGCCGCGCCGCGCTGGACCGCAACGCCCTGGAGTACTACGCCAGCGGCGCGAATGACGAGCATACCCTGCGGGAGAACCGCGCTGCGTTCAGCCGCGCCCGCCTGCGCCCCCGTGTCCTGGTGGACGTCTCCAGCGTGAACACGGGCACCAGCGTGCTGGGCCTCCCGTTGAGCAGTCCCATCGGGATCGCGCCCAGCGCCTTCCACGGGCTCGCGCACGCGGACGCCGAGCGCGCCACCGCCCGCGCCGCCTACACGCGTGGCAGCGTCATGACGCTGAGCACCTTCAGCAACACGCCCATCGAGACGGTCGGCGCGGAAGCCCAGGGCCGCTTCTGGTTCCAGCTGTACCTACTGCGCGACCGCGCCCTGAGCCGCAGCATCCTGGACCGCGCGCACGCGGCCGGAGCGCGCGCCCTGGTCTTTACCGTGGACGCACCCTTCCTGGGCCGCCGCGAGGCGAACGAACGCCATCGCTTCGCCCTGCCCGCACACCTGAGCGCCCCGAACGTCGCCAGCCGCGACGAACTCGCGCAGGTCGAAACCGACAGCGGCTCTCAACTCGCCAACTACTTCCAGAACCTCGTGGACAAGACCTTCACCTGGCGCGACCTCGACTGGCTGCGCGGCCAGACGCCCCTCCCCATCATCCTGAAAGGCATCCTGACCGCCGAGGACGCCCATCTGGCCGCCGAGCACGGCTGCCACGTCTGGGTCAGCAACCATGGCGGACGGCAGCTCGACACCGCCATCAGCAGCTTCGAGGCTCTGCCTGAGATCGCGGACGCCGTCGCGGGCCGCAGCGAGATCTACCTCGACGGCGGCGTGACGCGCGGCACGGACGTCCTGAAAGCTGTCGCGCTCGGCGCCCGCGCCGTGTTCCTGGGCCGCGCCGCCCTGTGGGGCCTCGCCGCCGCCGGGGAGCACGGTGTGGAACGCACCCTGGAACTGCTGGAAGACGAATTCCGCCTCGCCATGGCCCTGTGCGGCGCCACACGGATCGAGGACCTGACCCCGGCGCTGGTGCGGCTGTAG
- a CDS encoding DUF3592 domain-containing protein, translating into MLFGFIGWVIPGQGVLAALRSQSWPRVSALVTQAQYGNRCALLYTYTVDDMKYTGKRTGWETISPGRYGDADCEALRGQPHLRVGEVIQVAYNPDDPAQSVVRTAVPSSSIQLMLLTSPFLTMLAWGLRRAWREATRPQGA; encoded by the coding sequence ATGCTGTTCGGGTTCATCGGATGGGTGATTCCCGGGCAGGGTGTGCTGGCCGCGCTCCGCTCGCAATCCTGGCCGAGAGTGTCGGCGCTCGTCACGCAGGCCCAGTACGGAAATCGCTGTGCCCTCCTGTACACCTACACCGTCGACGACATGAAGTACACGGGAAAACGTACAGGCTGGGAGACCATTTCGCCCGGCCGCTATGGCGACGCCGATTGCGAGGCGCTTCGCGGACAGCCTCACCTCAGGGTCGGAGAAGTAATTCAGGTGGCGTACAACCCGGACGATCCAGCACAGTCGGTTGTCAGGACAGCCGTTCCGTCTTCCTCCATTCAACTGATGCTGTTGACGTCGCCTTTCTTGACCATGCTGGCCTGGGGGCTGCGCAGGGCATGGCGAGAAGCGACGAGGCCTCAGGGGGCGTGA
- a CDS encoding menaquinone biosynthesis decarboxylase, whose translation MAFPDIQSFMRLLEQRGELIRVTTPVSRELEITEIADRMVKQGGPALLFENVVGSDYPVAIGLLGTKERVALALGVDDLDGLAEKVRNLIDLSGGGSKLGLLSNVTKLRDAMNLPPRRVRSAPAQEVVWRGDEVDLSKIPILKCWPLDGGPFVTLPLVITKDPETGERNMGMYRVQVMSRNTTGMHWQRHKTGTKHLEKAKKLGQKLEVAVAIGGDPALIYAATAPLPPVPGLDEFALAGYLRGQRYPVARGITVDLDVPANAEFVLEGYVDPSEDWVMEGPFGDHTGFYTLPDLYPHFHVTAVTMRRNPVYPATIVGRPPMEDAYLIEASERLFLPAAQLIIPEIVDYHMPPAGVAHNLVFVSIKKSYPGQAYKVANGLFGLGQMMFAKVIVVLDEHVKVTDFDAVWREVTQKAVPGRDTLTTRGPIDVLDHSSRGWGYGGKLIIDATTKRPEEVGSAASSRPDQAGDTVAPQTFTPRAAHDLPTVGGVLAQRQTPDGYWLVALHKTHAGQARDLAAAFAAHPAAHGIRHLLICDDQTDVTDLQDVWWTILNNIDAERDVWVQGELLAWDGAKKLPEEGFVREWPPKIVMDEDIVDRVERLWNVYGLPEKWR comes from the coding sequence ATGGCCTTTCCGGACATCCAGAGCTTCATGCGCCTCCTTGAGCAGCGCGGTGAACTGATCCGCGTCACGACCCCGGTCAGCCGCGAGCTGGAAATCACCGAGATCGCCGACCGAATGGTCAAGCAGGGCGGCCCCGCTCTGCTGTTCGAGAACGTCGTTGGCAGCGACTACCCGGTCGCCATCGGCCTGCTGGGCACCAAGGAGCGCGTGGCGCTGGCCCTCGGCGTGGACGACCTTGACGGGCTGGCCGAGAAGGTCCGGAATCTCATCGACCTATCCGGCGGCGGCAGCAAGCTGGGCCTGCTGAGCAACGTCACGAAACTCCGCGACGCCATGAATCTCCCCCCGCGCCGCGTCCGCTCGGCCCCCGCGCAGGAGGTCGTGTGGCGCGGCGACGAGGTGGATCTCTCGAAGATCCCGATCCTCAAATGCTGGCCGCTCGACGGTGGGCCGTTCGTCACGCTGCCCCTCGTGATCACGAAGGACCCGGAAACCGGCGAGCGCAACATGGGCATGTACCGCGTGCAGGTCATGAGCCGGAACACGACCGGCATGCACTGGCAGCGGCACAAGACCGGCACGAAACATCTGGAGAAGGCGAAGAAGCTCGGGCAAAAACTGGAGGTCGCGGTTGCCATCGGCGGCGACCCGGCGCTGATCTACGCCGCCACCGCGCCCCTGCCGCCCGTCCCGGGCCTGGACGAGTTCGCCCTGGCCGGGTACCTGCGCGGCCAGCGCTACCCGGTCGCCAGGGGTATCACGGTCGATCTGGACGTGCCCGCCAACGCCGAGTTCGTCCTCGAAGGCTACGTGGACCCCAGCGAGGACTGGGTCATGGAGGGGCCGTTCGGGGACCACACCGGCTTCTACACCCTCCCCGACCTGTACCCGCACTTCCACGTCACGGCCGTCACCATGCGGCGCAACCCCGTGTACCCGGCGACCATCGTAGGCCGCCCCCCCATGGAGGACGCGTACCTGATCGAGGCGTCCGAACGGCTGTTCCTGCCCGCCGCGCAGCTCATCATCCCGGAGATCGTCGATTACCACATGCCGCCCGCCGGGGTTGCGCACAACCTCGTGTTCGTCAGCATCAAAAAGAGCTACCCGGGGCAGGCGTACAAGGTCGCCAACGGCCTGTTCGGCCTGGGGCAGATGATGTTCGCCAAGGTCATCGTCGTCCTCGACGAACACGTGAAGGTCACCGACTTCGACGCCGTGTGGCGCGAGGTCACGCAGAAGGCCGTGCCGGGCCGCGACACCCTCACCACGCGCGGCCCCATCGACGTGCTCGACCACTCCAGCCGGGGCTGGGGCTACGGCGGGAAACTCATCATCGACGCCACCACCAAACGCCCCGAGGAGGTCGGCAGCGCCGCCAGCAGCCGCCCCGACCAGGCCGGGGACACCGTGGCGCCCCAGACCTTCACGCCCCGCGCCGCGCACGACCTCCCCACCGTCGGCGGCGTCCTCGCCCAGCGGCAGACCCCGGACGGGTACTGGCTGGTCGCGCTGCACAAGACCCACGCCGGACAGGCCCGTGATCTCGCCGCTGCGTTCGCCGCGCACCCCGCCGCACACGGCATCCGCCACCTCCTGATCTGCGACGACCAGACCGACGTGACCGACCTTCAGGACGTCTGGTGGACCATCCTGAACAACATCGACGCCGAACGCGACGTCTGGGTGCAGGGGGAGCTCCTCGCCTGGGACGGCGCGAAGAAACTCCCCGAGGAAGGCTTCGTCCGCGAGTGGCCGCCCAAGATCGTCATGGACGAAGACATCGTGGACCGCGTCGAACGCCTCTGGAACGTGTACGGCCTGCCGGAGAAGTGGCGCTGA
- a CDS encoding transporter substrate-binding domain-containing protein produces MKHPTLILLALTLGLGSAHAATPSTLQKGVLKIGMEGTYAPFTYKDDKGNLTGFDVDIARAVAAKLGLKAEFVLTEWSGILAGLQANKYDVIVNQVGITAERQKTIGFSAPYAYSSPQIIVKKTGSFSPKTLADLKGKRVGVGLGSNFEKQLRDAGGINVVTYPGAPEYLADLAAGRLDAAFNDRLLVGYLIKSQNLPVRGAGVIGDPEAVGIAMKKTNTSLKTAVDKALLQLKADGTYAKISRKWFGQDVSKP; encoded by the coding sequence ATGAAGCACCCCACCCTGATCCTGCTCGCCCTGACCCTCGGCCTCGGCAGCGCCCACGCCGCCACCCCCAGCACCCTGCAAAAAGGCGTGCTGAAAATCGGTATGGAAGGCACCTACGCCCCCTTCACCTACAAGGATGACAAGGGCAACCTGACCGGCTTCGACGTGGACATCGCCCGGGCCGTGGCTGCCAAGCTGGGCCTGAAGGCCGAGTTCGTCCTGACCGAGTGGAGCGGCATCCTCGCCGGCCTCCAGGCGAACAAGTACGACGTGATCGTCAACCAGGTCGGCATCACCGCCGAGCGCCAGAAGACCATCGGCTTCAGCGCCCCCTACGCGTACTCCAGCCCGCAGATCATCGTGAAGAAGACCGGTAGCTTCTCCCCCAAGACCCTCGCGGACCTGAAAGGCAAGCGCGTGGGCGTGGGCCTGGGCAGCAACTTCGAGAAGCAGCTGCGGGACGCGGGCGGCATCAACGTCGTCACGTACCCCGGCGCGCCCGAGTACCTCGCCGACCTCGCCGCGGGCCGCCTGGACGCCGCGTTCAACGACCGCCTGCTCGTCGGGTACCTCATCAAGTCCCAGAACCTCCCCGTGCGCGGCGCGGGCGTCATCGGTGACCCGGAAGCGGTCGGCATCGCCATGAAGAAGACCAACACCAGCCTGAAGACGGCGGTGGACAAGGCCCTACTGCAACTCAAGGCCGACGGCACATACGCCAAGATCAGCCGCAAGTGGTTCGGGCAGGACGTCAGCAAGCCTTAA
- a CDS encoding amino acid ABC transporter permease, with product MNTEQLQLVLQSAWTSLPTLLGALPVTLGFALGAMVLGLPLGFLVALARLSRLGWVRGLSSLYVSFMRGTPLLVQIFVIYYGLPSLGVTLNPVAGGVIALTLNAAAYLSETMRAAILSIPKGQREAATSLGLSGAQTMQLIILPQAARVALPSLSNTLIGLVKDTSLVSVITVVELLRSAQLVIARTFEPFGPYLAAALIYWAVSSLLEVVQRLLERRFARGG from the coding sequence ATGAACACCGAACAGCTGCAACTTGTCCTCCAGAGCGCCTGGACCTCACTGCCCACCCTGCTGGGCGCGCTGCCTGTCACGCTGGGCTTCGCGCTGGGCGCGATGGTACTGGGCCTCCCGCTGGGGTTCCTGGTCGCGCTGGCGCGGCTGTCCCGGCTGGGATGGGTGCGGGGCCTGAGCAGCCTGTACGTGTCGTTCATGCGCGGCACGCCGCTGCTCGTGCAGATCTTCGTCATCTACTACGGCCTGCCCAGCCTGGGCGTCACACTGAACCCCGTGGCGGGCGGCGTGATCGCCCTGACGCTGAACGCCGCCGCGTACCTCTCGGAGACGATGCGCGCCGCGATCCTCAGCATCCCGAAAGGACAGCGGGAGGCCGCGACCAGCCTGGGCCTGAGTGGGGCGCAGACCATGCAGCTGATCATCCTGCCGCAGGCGGCCCGGGTGGCGCTGCCCAGCCTGAGCAACACCCTGATCGGCCTCGTGAAGGACACGTCCCTGGTCAGCGTGATCACGGTCGTGGAACTGCTGCGCAGCGCGCAGCTGGTCATCGCGCGGACCTTCGAGCCGTTCGGGCCGTACCTGGCGGCCGCGCTGATCTACTGGGCAGTCAGCAGCCTGCTGGAGGTCGTGCAGCGCCTGCTGGAACGCCGATTCGCACGCGGAGGATAG
- a CDS encoding DUF4153 domain-containing protein, with product MTLPGAPAEVPQVPSPTAPKVTWPLLTAAGLALATLLLTEGTRGALGLNLAAWTALYLGVVTWRATREGQPPSREGVTLLALAALFGVTFTLWAPTPDLTFLNTLALILCLGLGSAALRFPGLERAGVLDGLGAALSSGLHVIYGLAMLLDRFPWTHLKPAPAAPRTWGRVGVGALLSVPLLAVFAPLLAGADESFARALDALLHFDVNLDRPIRTLGHLIGWLILTGGLVYGALLAARPSLFPPAPREGRLGLIETGVPLGALAVLFTAFAARQLPLLLGGALPEGQTYAAFIREGFGQLMTVALLTAAVLRVAYALSTPESRRRPGFHALNAAVLLPLTVILASAAQRWVLYTQAYGLSETRVLGAAFLMWVTLTLAWLAVTLWRDQASRFAYPTLLLGLGTLLVTTALNPAGLIARVNIARDLSGVTNAQRTEPQRVNAAELLNLGPGAVPVLAAHLDVLTDCAPNPGASGVPECLSHAALVASLRERYAHARDPRGWTLAYARARQAALKLPAAAD from the coding sequence ATGACCCTCCCCGGTGCACCCGCCGAAGTCCCCCAGGTCCCCTCGCCCACCGCGCCGAAGGTCACGTGGCCGCTGCTGACTGCCGCCGGACTGGCCCTGGCCACGCTGCTGCTGACCGAAGGAACGCGCGGCGCGTTGGGTCTGAATCTGGCGGCGTGGACGGCCCTGTATCTGGGCGTGGTGACGTGGCGGGCCACGCGGGAGGGCCAGCCGCCCAGCCGCGAGGGCGTGACGCTTCTGGCGCTAGCCGCCCTGTTCGGCGTGACGTTCACGCTGTGGGCCCCCACCCCCGATCTGACGTTCCTGAACACGCTGGCGCTGATCCTTTGCCTGGGACTGGGCTCAGCCGCGCTGCGTTTCCCCGGACTGGAGCGGGCGGGCGTGCTGGACGGTCTGGGCGCGGCCCTGAGCAGCGGCCTGCACGTCATCTACGGACTGGCCATGCTGCTCGACCGCTTCCCCTGGACGCACCTGAAACCGGCCCCTGCGGCGCCGCGCACCTGGGGCCGGGTGGGTGTGGGCGCGCTGTTGAGCGTGCCTCTCCTCGCGGTGTTCGCGCCGCTGCTGGCCGGGGCGGACGAGTCGTTTGCACGGGCGCTGGACGCCCTGCTGCACTTCGACGTGAACCTCGACCGGCCCATCCGCACGCTGGGGCACCTGATCGGCTGGCTGATCCTGACGGGTGGACTGGTGTACGGGGCGCTGCTGGCCGCGCGGCCCAGCCTCTTCCCGCCTGCGCCGCGCGAGGGGCGGCTGGGCCTAATCGAGACGGGCGTGCCGCTGGGCGCGCTGGCCGTGCTGTTCACGGCGTTCGCGGCGCGGCAGCTGCCGCTGCTGCTGGGTGGCGCGCTGCCTGAGGGGCAAACGTACGCGGCGTTCATCCGCGAGGGCTTCGGGCAGCTGATGACCGTGGCGCTCCTGACGGCCGCCGTGCTGCGCGTCGCGTACGCCCTGAGCACCCCGGAGTCCCGCCGCCGGCCGGGCTTCCACGCGCTGAACGCCGCGGTGCTGCTGCCGCTGACCGTGATCCTCGCGTCCGCCGCGCAGCGCTGGGTGCTGTACACGCAGGCGTACGGCCTGAGCGAGACGCGCGTGCTGGGCGCCGCGTTCCTGATGTGGGTGACCCTCACGCTGGCGTGGCTGGCCGTGACCCTCTGGCGGGATCAGGCGAGCCGCTTCGCGTACCCGACGCTGCTGCTGGGCTTGGGCACCCTGCTCGTCACGACCGCGCTGAACCCGGCGGGCCTGATCGCGCGGGTGAACATCGCACGCGACCTGTCGGGCGTCACGAACGCGCAGCGCACCGAGCCGCAGCGGGTGAACGCCGCCGAGCTGCTGAACCTGGGCCCGGGCGCCGTGCCGGTCCTCGCCGCGCACCTGGACGTCCTGACCGACTGCGCCCCCAATCCTGGGGCGAGCGGCGTGCCCGAGTGCCTCAGCCACGCTGCTCTTGTGGCCTCCCTGCGTGAACGGTACGCCCACGCACGCGACCCGCGCGGCTGGACCCTCGCGTACGCCCGGGCCCGTCAGGCTGCGCTGAAGCTCCCGGCCGCGGCCGACTGA
- a CDS encoding SpoIID/LytB domain-containing protein, which produces MRSFLRVGAAVCGGLLLGSGASALNVRVLVASAPQLTVRVAAPAPAPGGLSVPGAPAAAPLPAQAWTVGVTGAQLTLNGQTTGSATLYLPPSAGSVVDIAGKTYRGGVQLRAEGGAVQGINVVDLEDYLRGVVPAEMPASWPAAAVQAQAVIARTYVTARINPATPFDTCATDACQVYGGVAAEKPQSDAAVAATRAQVVAFGGKAASTFFSSDNGGFTASSAEVWGKDLPYLTAKADPFSAGGPRARWQLEVPLGRVQEAAGNAGVRVGALKSVTVTRVSESGRPLEITFVGATGSGKLTGASAGGFVRALGAPATRVTLAGLNPLVLSGSGSGHGVGLSQYGALGLANAGYSHLHVLGFYYPGTQLATLTGRAGAGDALMAVAALPVLPLEQVWAAAQLAARPGSVQ; this is translated from the coding sequence ATGCGTTCATTTCTGCGTGTTGGCGCTGCGGTGTGCGGCGGGCTGCTGCTGGGGTCTGGCGCGTCGGCGCTGAACGTGCGCGTGCTGGTGGCGTCGGCGCCGCAACTGACCGTGCGGGTCGCGGCGCCCGCCCCGGCCCCCGGTGGGCTGAGCGTGCCGGGCGCCCCCGCGGCGGCGCCCCTGCCCGCGCAGGCGTGGACGGTGGGCGTGACGGGCGCGCAGCTGACCCTGAACGGCCAGACGACCGGCAGCGCCACCCTGTATCTGCCGCCCAGCGCGGGCAGCGTCGTGGACATCGCCGGGAAGACCTACCGGGGTGGGGTGCAGCTGCGGGCCGAGGGCGGCGCGGTGCAGGGCATCAACGTGGTGGACCTGGAGGACTACCTGCGGGGCGTGGTGCCGGCCGAGATGCCCGCGTCGTGGCCCGCCGCGGCGGTGCAGGCGCAGGCGGTGATCGCGCGGACGTACGTGACGGCCCGCATCAACCCGGCCACGCCCTTTGACACGTGCGCCACGGACGCCTGTCAGGTGTACGGCGGGGTGGCGGCCGAGAAACCGCAGTCGGACGCGGCGGTCGCGGCGACGCGCGCGCAGGTCGTGGCGTTCGGCGGGAAGGCCGCCAGCACGTTCTTCAGCAGTGACAACGGGGGCTTCACGGCGTCCAGCGCCGAGGTGTGGGGCAAGGACCTGCCCTACCTGACCGCGAAGGCCGATCCGTTCTCTGCCGGGGGGCCGCGCGCCCGCTGGCAGCTGGAGGTGCCGCTGGGCCGCGTGCAGGAGGCCGCCGGGAACGCCGGGGTGCGCGTGGGCGCCCTGAAAAGCGTGACGGTCACGCGCGTCAGTGAGTCGGGCCGTCCGTTGGAGATCACGTTCGTGGGCGCCACGGGCAGCGGGAAGCTGACGGGCGCCAGTGCGGGGGGCTTCGTGCGGGCGCTGGGCGCGCCGGCCACGCGCGTGACCCTGGCGGGCCTGAATCCGCTGGTGCTGTCGGGCAGCGGCAGCGGGCACGGCGTGGGCCTGTCGCAGTACGGCGCGCTGGGCCTGGCGAACGCCGGGTACAGTCACCTGCACGTGCTGGGTTTCTACTACCCGGGCACACAGCTGGCCACCCTGACCGGCCGCGCTGGGGCGGGCGACGCCCTGATGGCGGTCGCGGCGCTGCCGGTGCTGCCGCTGGAGCAGGTGTGGGCCGCGGCGCAGCTGGCCGCCCGGCCTGGGTCGGTCCAGTGA
- a CDS encoding FAD-dependent oxidoreductase: protein MTSARPPGRVWAHVGQPFTPGTSPEPLHDVLIVGAGRMGSALALALTEHAPHLRTLLIEEGGLPNEDGATILAPGIWTLAHLPDTQREAARWTLERLRTLLGDDIQARAYLTLHGQPAPGRQPTRDLLAAQPASLALLDPDLLSYATAYEAHTYRPGTLAQTAAQAAIRRGTDLLLNTRATPHPGGHVTLERLTVTNTHQIVTHETHNLRAPLVVLATGAHAPAQAEHHLGVHTRHARAYRQTPHLATPSTEGAPILHVHGLTLRPQHGAYTLIPPIHHRDPHGYVPQGGQLTGVPTGLRRETLEDLVGLMDALPALATPDLHLGRSLADIPGAWLALPGGRPDAAPTHERLDDHAHLLLGGPHADTLGLWTADQLAQKIARETERGQ from the coding sequence ATGACCTCCGCCCGCCCCCCTGGCCGCGTGTGGGCCCACGTCGGCCAGCCCTTCACGCCCGGCACGTCACCCGAGCCGCTGCACGACGTGCTGATCGTCGGCGCGGGCCGCATGGGCAGCGCCCTGGCCCTGGCCCTCACGGAACACGCCCCGCACCTGCGCACCCTGCTGATCGAGGAGGGCGGCCTCCCGAACGAGGACGGCGCGACCATCCTCGCGCCGGGCATCTGGACGCTGGCGCACCTGCCCGACACGCAGCGCGAGGCCGCACGCTGGACTCTGGAACGGCTGCGGACGCTGCTGGGCGATGACATCCAGGCCAGGGCGTACCTGACCCTGCACGGTCAGCCCGCCCCCGGGCGCCAGCCCACGCGTGACCTGCTGGCCGCGCAGCCCGCCAGCCTCGCCCTGCTCGACCCGGACCTGCTTTCCTACGCCACCGCGTACGAGGCGCACACGTACCGGCCCGGCACCCTGGCCCAGACCGCCGCGCAGGCGGCCATCCGCCGCGGCACGGACCTGCTGCTGAACACCCGCGCCACCCCCCACCCCGGCGGGCACGTCACGCTGGAGCGCCTGACCGTCACGAACACCCACCAGATCGTCACGCACGAAACCCACAACCTCCGCGCGCCCCTGGTGGTCCTCGCCACCGGCGCGCACGCCCCCGCGCAGGCCGAACACCACCTGGGCGTGCACACCCGCCACGCCCGCGCGTACCGGCAGACCCCGCACCTCGCCACGCCCAGCACCGAAGGCGCACCCATCCTGCACGTCCACGGCCTGACGCTGCGGCCTCAGCACGGCGCGTACACCCTGATCCCGCCCATTCACCACCGCGACCCCCACGGGTACGTCCCCCAGGGCGGACAGCTGACCGGCGTGCCCACCGGCCTGCGCCGCGAGACCCTGGAAGACCTCGTGGGCCTCATGGACGCCCTCCCCGCCCTGGCCACGCCTGACCTGCACCTGGGCCGCAGCCTCGCCGACATCCCCGGCGCGTGGCTCGCCCTCCCCGGCGGCCGCCCCGACGCCGCCCCCACCCACGAACGCCTCGACGACCACGCCCACCTGCTCCTCGGCGGGCCCCACGCCGACACCCTCGGTTTGTGGACCGCGGACCAGCTGGCCCAGAAGATTGCGCGGGAAACGGAGCGTGGTCAGTAG